Proteins co-encoded in one Bremerella sp. TYQ1 genomic window:
- the phnE gene encoding phosphonate ABC transporter, permease protein PhnE: MVPTNGSSRDQPESSVNIDAMNQAGWPVKRRSLLPVFLATILIGSALIYSFGRVGLASAAQETVQAILSLVGLGESSQVVEATTRFFEQGWPPMIASEQETSRIENFERGSLPWFSYIEKREVPAISVEFVDGTVVEREVTEVKEVLVKPVGYLQRVAWLMWETLEIALWGTIMAIVCGFPLGMLGSRRITKTGPLVSLARSVCSLSRAIPELISALFFVLLFGFGPAAGVLALGLHSAGFLGKFFADDIDNTKPGPSEALSSSGVGRIDVFLHALLPQVLPQYLAYVQYILERNVRAATVLGIVGAGGIGVELMGKWHNFQFGHATTVLIAIFLTVVTLEAISQTLRMKWIQD; this comes from the coding sequence GTGGTGCCCACCAACGGTTCTTCCCGTGACCAGCCTGAAAGTTCGGTAAATATCGACGCAATGAACCAAGCGGGCTGGCCTGTAAAGCGGCGTTCACTTTTGCCAGTGTTTTTGGCAACGATTCTGATTGGCTCGGCACTTATTTATTCGTTTGGACGAGTTGGATTGGCCTCGGCCGCGCAAGAAACAGTTCAGGCGATTCTATCTCTGGTGGGTCTCGGAGAGTCGAGTCAAGTCGTCGAAGCGACGACACGTTTTTTCGAGCAAGGTTGGCCGCCGATGATTGCAAGCGAGCAGGAAACGAGCCGAATCGAAAACTTTGAACGCGGCAGCTTACCGTGGTTTAGTTATATCGAGAAGCGAGAAGTGCCGGCGATATCGGTTGAGTTTGTTGATGGAACCGTGGTCGAACGAGAGGTAACCGAGGTAAAAGAAGTGCTCGTCAAACCGGTGGGGTACTTGCAGCGAGTTGCGTGGCTTATGTGGGAGACCTTGGAAATCGCCCTGTGGGGAACCATCATGGCGATCGTATGTGGTTTTCCCCTGGGAATGCTGGGCTCTAGGCGGATTACCAAAACTGGTCCACTTGTTTCGTTAGCAAGATCTGTTTGCAGCTTGAGTCGGGCCATCCCTGAACTGATCTCGGCACTTTTCTTCGTCCTGCTCTTTGGGTTTGGCCCTGCTGCCGGCGTTTTGGCACTCGGGCTTCATTCGGCAGGCTTTCTCGGAAAATTTTTCGCCGACGACATCGACAACACCAAGCCTGGTCCTTCGGAGGCACTCTCGTCTAGCGGCGTTGGTCGAATTGACGTATTTCTTCATGCGTTGTTGCCACAGGTGTTGCCACAATACCTCGCGTACGTTCAGTACATTTTGGAACGCAACGTACGAGCGGCTACAGTACTCGGGATTGTTGGCGCGGGAGGAATCGGGGTTGAGCTGATGGGGAAGTGGCATAACTTTCAGTTTGGACACGCGACAACCGTACTGATTGCCATCTTTTTGACCGTGGTTACCTTAGAAGCAATTTCACAAACTCTTCGGATGAAGTGGATACAAGACTAG
- a CDS encoding metallophosphoesterase, translating into MLNPSRLLAATQDSKSVKAYVWDHQDKWTNRTGSEQLLADAGFEVEPLPMDKSPWGLSGLIFIGSFASEDPAYQGYMKKYAEDLYKFVDDGNVLVQMTQADQTEDRPPFLPTTLEARRCDIDSSDVHVLSPQHSLVKGMPTTKNKLAFTHERLGWETFDRQSGFEVILSSDIGAGHPILMEGAYGQGRIILGAMHIDKSIDEEGNRVDEPQRQDLAKRFASNLLTHVQDVDNRKAKAIEVTLSPRVQRGFVEGSWTLALLPDTQVYSVRYPGLFSTQTAWLRAHGKERNIQYVLHLGDITDNNTRKEWERASESMRLLDGQLPYAIVGGNHDYGPSGDASTRDTFLNEYFSFEKTAEMPGFGGAFEDKKLDNTFHLFEVAGQKWIIIALEWAPRDEVIAWANDVMKKHADRKGILVTHAYMYSDSRRYDHTDSSHPNHWNPHKYRTPRPVNDGQELWDKLVRKHNFVFTFNGHVLNDGTGYRADRNDHGQLVHQILANYQMRELGGEGYLRLLEFDPDGNTVHMMAYSPLHDSYMLAGDHTFTIKLDQAPADQPQQSGSEPNGDPQSHQPESVTHGKTVRPNMKTVKAP; encoded by the coding sequence ATGCTCAACCCATCACGCCTTCTGGCTGCTACCCAAGATTCAAAGTCGGTTAAAGCTTACGTCTGGGATCATCAGGATAAGTGGACGAATCGAACCGGTAGCGAGCAACTGCTCGCCGATGCAGGTTTCGAGGTCGAGCCTCTTCCGATGGATAAATCGCCGTGGGGGCTTTCCGGGCTGATCTTCATCGGAAGCTTCGCCAGTGAAGACCCCGCCTACCAAGGCTACATGAAGAAGTATGCCGAAGATCTCTACAAATTCGTAGACGACGGCAACGTTCTTGTGCAGATGACTCAGGCAGACCAAACAGAAGATCGACCGCCATTTCTGCCCACGACGTTAGAAGCACGTCGATGCGATATTGATTCTTCGGATGTGCACGTTTTGTCTCCCCAGCATTCGTTGGTTAAGGGAATGCCAACCACCAAGAACAAGCTGGCGTTCACGCATGAACGCCTTGGTTGGGAGACGTTCGATCGACAAAGCGGGTTCGAGGTTATCTTGAGCTCCGATATCGGAGCAGGGCACCCGATTCTAATGGAAGGAGCCTATGGCCAGGGACGTATTATCCTCGGGGCTATGCACATCGATAAATCGATCGATGAGGAAGGAAACCGCGTCGACGAACCGCAACGGCAAGATCTTGCCAAACGCTTTGCGTCGAATTTGCTGACCCACGTGCAAGACGTCGATAACCGCAAAGCGAAAGCTATCGAAGTCACGTTATCTCCGAGAGTCCAGCGAGGATTCGTCGAGGGATCTTGGACATTGGCGTTGCTGCCAGATACCCAGGTTTATTCCGTGCGGTACCCAGGTTTGTTCTCGACGCAAACGGCTTGGCTGCGTGCCCATGGGAAGGAACGAAACATTCAATACGTGCTGCACCTTGGGGACATCACCGACAATAACACGCGCAAAGAGTGGGAACGTGCCTCCGAATCGATGCGTTTGCTCGACGGCCAGTTGCCCTATGCGATCGTCGGTGGAAACCATGATTATGGCCCATCTGGAGACGCTTCCACGCGAGATACTTTTCTTAATGAATACTTCTCATTTGAGAAAACGGCGGAAATGCCCGGCTTTGGTGGAGCATTCGAGGATAAAAAGCTCGATAACACCTTCCATCTGTTTGAGGTCGCTGGCCAGAAATGGATTATCATCGCGTTAGAGTGGGCGCCACGCGACGAGGTGATTGCCTGGGCGAATGACGTGATGAAGAAGCATGCCGATCGTAAAGGCATCTTGGTGACGCACGCGTACATGTACTCCGATTCGCGGCGGTATGATCACACCGATTCGTCCCATCCCAATCACTGGAATCCACACAAATACCGTACGCCTCGTCCGGTGAACGATGGACAAGAGCTGTGGGACAAGTTGGTACGCAAGCACAACTTTGTATTTACCTTCAATGGGCATGTCCTTAACGATGGAACCGGATATCGCGCCGATCGGAACGACCACGGCCAATTGGTGCACCAGATCCTTGCCAATTACCAGATGCGGGAACTTGGCGGAGAAGGGTACTTGCGATTGCTTGAATTCGATCCAGATGGAAATACGGTTCACATGATGGCCTACAGCCCGCTCCACGACAGCTACATGTTGGCTGGAGATCACACTTTCACGATCAAGCTGGATCAAGCACCTGCCGATCAGCCGCAGCAAAGTGGATCGGAACCCAATGGTGATCCGCAAAGTCACCAACCAGAGTCCGTTACTCACGGAAAAACAGTTCGACCAAACATGAAGACGGTGAAAGCCCCCTGA
- a CDS encoding phosphate/phosphite/phosphonate ABC transporter substrate-binding protein, producing MIGKPVRQFAMHFFPVLLGIVGFCTTTSVYAEEIQRDGSEQKPLQVMLIPADTGADTTLSDFRPVFNAIKENFGLHCELRVGTSYAAVVEGLAAKRVDIAFVGPVTFDQARRRSAAELLAVAVKRNSNSYRSAIVARRGENDRGLTDLRGKTIALGDINSTSSFRFPIAMLLNAAVDPVLGLKRVVITGSHSDALAALREGHVDAAGCSLDAYEKAINTGSINAKEFQVVAVSPPIPNPPLVMNCGLPGAVKEKLRDAFRKIHQSPGIRPEMIRGYGGDQYERYDIDFPQEDFDDAIAQLAPVTPQLIGAIIERAANR from the coding sequence ATGATTGGAAAGCCTGTCCGCCAGTTTGCAATGCATTTCTTCCCGGTTTTACTCGGCATTGTCGGGTTCTGTACGACGACGTCGGTCTACGCGGAGGAAATCCAGCGAGACGGCAGCGAGCAGAAGCCGCTTCAGGTAATGCTCATCCCGGCAGACACAGGCGCCGATACGACATTGAGTGACTTTCGACCGGTCTTCAATGCCATCAAGGAAAACTTTGGTCTTCATTGCGAACTGCGAGTTGGTACTTCCTACGCGGCTGTGGTGGAAGGCCTTGCTGCGAAGCGGGTTGATATCGCATTCGTCGGTCCAGTCACTTTTGATCAGGCTCGCCGCCGAAGTGCCGCGGAGCTTTTGGCCGTGGCGGTCAAGCGAAACTCGAATTCTTATCGCTCGGCCATCGTTGCACGGCGAGGTGAGAATGACCGCGGTCTGACTGACTTGCGTGGCAAGACAATCGCGTTGGGAGATATCAACTCGACCTCGAGCTTCCGATTTCCGATTGCGATGCTACTCAACGCGGCCGTCGATCCTGTCCTGGGATTGAAACGTGTCGTCATTACCGGCAGCCATAGCGATGCGTTGGCTGCACTGCGAGAAGGACATGTCGATGCAGCCGGCTGTTCGCTCGATGCCTATGAGAAAGCAATCAACACCGGTTCGATCAATGCAAAAGAGTTCCAGGTCGTTGCCGTTAGCCCACCTATTCCCAATCCTCCTTTGGTGATGAATTGTGGCTTGCCCGGCGCGGTGAAGGAAAAGCTGCGAGACGCATTTCGCAAGATCCATCAATCACCTGGTATTCGGCCAGAGATGATACGAGGATATGGTGGCGATCAATACGAGCGATATGACATTGATTTTCCCCAAGAGGATTTCGATGACGCCATTGCCCAGCTTGCTCCCGTTACGCCGCAGTTGATTGGTGCAATCATCGAGCGTGCGGCGAACCGTTAA
- a CDS encoding tetratricopeptide repeat protein, translating into MGHPFEQQPSSTLARLLSLLVLTSWIGSLLFHGNNDGLLLPYAWWDVAAVAIASGIPLAWLIVSWSEYRLCNQSFPPFIALGVGITLLAAFRLGFWNVTENTTTTMLEHGNITTRISAALLASLGIVCTLLSYKQNSVGSAEQDRSHANSISWLFAILLLILVPMTYERAKLLSSEKRAFEFLDQSRLAEASQLLKRCLLLDPESSFRGRPIQPLIDDLEERLATVKLRAVHPLPDDSLPPPRIERAIDLAVLGKREDALLLLLPVAQQPTFAMNGGHELLGTLYQDRHEWKESLFHFQLASEFWRSKQNSELRKARLAQSLQGEAFALRKLGRIDQAEAAYLRLLEIQPTAERHFLLAQFYEDIQETSLASQHANLAAELAPNQFRESSKALISKMRTNHFGCFQLFNE; encoded by the coding sequence ATGGGTCATCCATTTGAACAACAACCATCTTCGACTCTCGCGCGTTTGCTATCACTTCTTGTGCTAACGTCATGGATCGGCTCGCTGCTCTTTCATGGCAACAACGACGGCCTCTTGCTGCCATATGCCTGGTGGGACGTAGCAGCTGTTGCAATCGCATCAGGCATCCCTTTGGCTTGGCTGATTGTTAGCTGGTCGGAATACCGGCTTTGCAACCAATCATTCCCTCCCTTCATTGCCCTGGGCGTGGGCATAACATTGCTGGCAGCATTTCGCCTTGGCTTCTGGAACGTGACTGAAAATACGACAACAACCATGCTGGAGCATGGAAACATCACGACCAGAATTTCTGCTGCGCTGCTGGCGTCGCTAGGAATTGTATGCACGCTGCTTTCATACAAACAGAACAGCGTTGGTTCGGCCGAACAAGATCGATCGCATGCCAACTCTATTTCATGGCTGTTTGCGATCTTGCTGCTAATACTGGTTCCCATGACCTATGAACGTGCCAAGCTTCTTTCAAGCGAGAAACGAGCGTTTGAGTTCCTCGACCAATCCCGACTCGCGGAAGCGTCGCAACTTTTAAAACGCTGTCTCTTGCTGGATCCAGAGAGTTCTTTTCGCGGAAGACCGATTCAGCCATTGATCGATGACCTGGAAGAACGGCTCGCGACGGTTAAGCTTCGAGCCGTGCATCCGCTTCCAGATGATTCGCTCCCACCACCCCGCATCGAACGTGCCATCGACTTGGCCGTTTTAGGCAAACGCGAGGACGCATTGCTACTACTGCTTCCCGTCGCACAGCAACCCACGTTTGCAATGAATGGAGGCCATGAACTACTTGGAACGCTTTACCAAGACCGTCACGAGTGGAAGGAATCCCTTTTTCACTTCCAATTGGCTTCTGAGTTCTGGCGGTCAAAGCAGAATTCAGAATTACGAAAGGCTCGACTCGCTCAATCACTCCAAGGCGAGGCGTTTGCACTCCGCAAGCTTGGGAGAATCGATCAAGCCGAAGCCGCCTATCTTCGCCTGTTGGAAATACAGCCGACTGCCGAACGCCATTTTTTGCTCGCGCAGTTTTACGAAGACATCCAGGAAACGTCCCTCGCAAGTCAACATGCCAACTTGGCGGCGGAACTTGCCCCGAATCAATTCAGGGAATCGAGCAAAGCCCTCATCTCGAAAATGCGGACAAACCATTTTGGCTGCTTCCAGCTCTTCAACGAGTGA
- a CDS encoding phosphonate ABC transporter ATP-binding protein: MLSINAVSKSYEGKTGPTQVLRDVSLQLKRGEFCVMLGSSGAGKSTLLKLISGQLTADQGQIAIDDTVLTTRNCRELQRQIGMVHQHFELVERLTCLDNLMLGMLPWVPRRRSAFRYWTSRERANACQWLDRVGLEPSHALRRSGKLSGGQQQRVAIARALIRQPKLVLADEPVASLDPETSRAILSLLRDVARECNATVLCSLHQPDLAHEYADRIVHLSSGVIQFDGPVTEWGNMSNDRGAAAVHHN; this comes from the coding sequence ATGCTTTCGATAAACGCGGTTAGCAAATCTTACGAAGGAAAGACAGGCCCAACGCAAGTTCTGCGCGATGTCAGCTTGCAATTAAAGCGAGGTGAGTTCTGCGTGATGTTAGGGAGTTCCGGAGCTGGTAAATCGACTCTTTTAAAACTGATCAGTGGGCAGTTGACCGCCGACCAAGGGCAAATTGCAATTGATGATACCGTTTTGACGACTAGGAATTGCCGGGAGCTGCAACGTCAAATCGGTATGGTTCATCAGCACTTCGAGTTGGTTGAAAGGCTGACGTGTCTCGACAATTTGATGCTTGGAATGCTTCCCTGGGTGCCACGGCGTCGATCCGCTTTTCGGTATTGGACAAGCCGAGAGCGTGCCAATGCATGCCAATGGCTCGATCGCGTTGGTCTGGAGCCATCTCATGCTCTAAGGCGATCGGGAAAGCTCTCAGGCGGGCAGCAGCAAAGAGTCGCTATCGCACGAGCCCTGATACGACAACCGAAATTGGTTCTGGCAGACGAACCTGTGGCGAGTCTTGATCCTGAGACGAGTCGTGCCATTCTTTCGTTACTCCGTGATGTTGCTCGTGAGTGTAACGCAACCGTTTTGTGCAGCCTTCATCAGCCTGATCTGGCTCACGAATATGCCGATCGTATTGTGCACTTATCCTCTGGGGTCATCCAGTTTGACGGACCTGTGACAGAGTGGGGCAACATGTCGAATGATCGTGGAGCGGCAGCCGTTCATCACAACTAA
- a CDS encoding MurR/RpiR family transcriptional regulator, whose translation MSIGNPNNVSPNSWRKTFRRLHGDLTAAEQRAGEYFENHPEAAYRSISEVVAHSEIGYGTIIRFCQKLGCKGFQEFKILLATDGVAHGHVEDNSANPAESETAKRLRSDLNETLRLLEENDLHQAAVKLLKSRVVLIVGVASSAPLVLSLAWKLSRIGIDARSSTEGYVMAVNATLLTKSDTLFAISSSGATKDILHAAEVAKEQKASIVAMTNFSTSPLNSLADTSLITTANRDPIKAEAPSLIAGESVLEMLFEKLLSIAPERQEHLIRSSKAVSDRKL comes from the coding sequence ATGAGCATCGGAAACCCTAACAACGTCTCACCTAACTCTTGGCGAAAAACGTTTCGCAGGCTTCACGGCGATCTCACCGCGGCGGAGCAGCGTGCTGGGGAATATTTTGAAAATCATCCCGAGGCAGCCTATCGATCCATTAGTGAAGTCGTCGCCCATAGTGAGATTGGCTATGGCACGATCATTCGATTCTGCCAAAAGCTTGGGTGCAAGGGCTTTCAAGAGTTCAAGATTCTGCTCGCGACCGATGGAGTCGCCCACGGACATGTAGAAGACAACTCTGCGAACCCTGCCGAAAGCGAAACGGCCAAGCGACTTCGCAGTGACTTAAACGAGACACTGCGTCTGCTGGAAGAAAACGATCTGCACCAGGCAGCCGTCAAGCTACTTAAAAGTCGCGTCGTCCTGATCGTGGGCGTAGCCAGCTCGGCACCTCTTGTGTTGAGCCTCGCTTGGAAATTAAGTCGCATCGGCATTGACGCTCGCTCTTCGACCGAAGGCTACGTCATGGCCGTCAATGCGACACTGCTGACGAAATCCGATACGCTTTTTGCGATCAGTTCTTCTGGAGCCACCAAAGACATCTTACATGCTGCGGAAGTTGCCAAGGAGCAAAAAGCTTCGATCGTGGCGATGACAAACTTTTCGACGTCTCCCCTTAACTCGTTGGCCGATACCTCGCTGATCACGACAGCGAATCGCGATCCGATCAAAGCAGAGGCCCCTTCCCTCATCGCCGGCGAATCTGTCCTCGAAATGTTGTTCGAGAAGCTCCTTTCGATCGCCCCAGAGCGACAAGAACATCTGATACGTTCGTCGAAGGCAGTATCTGATCGAAAACTATAG
- a CDS encoding DUF1559 domain-containing protein, translating to MKVINSPFRASQRSLAGFTLVELLVVIAIIGVLVSLLLPAVQQAREAARRMSCSNKLKQLQLAVHNYHDTFLAFPSGAINERGDNPNGAHGSGTPAIGASWSLLILSHIEQPALHEQFMIIANERPEVTDWLGNGTYTSQGITVGSEQLDAMNCPSHPSTTEQLANGTGLEDLARGNYSACYGKAGYGMIHTKTADEGGVFGNNSDFSMKDVTDGTANTISLSELKYRLPSSTGPSYQDSRGTWAYPAMGADIFSTKTGPNSTTPDGVWGCRNFPAEGMPCVQIGSPYTEMYSAARSYHPGGVMAAMTDGSVRFFPETIDLTIWQGLGTRGGREVVSIP from the coding sequence ATGAAGGTCATCAATTCGCCCTTTCGTGCCTCTCAAAGATCGCTGGCTGGCTTTACGTTGGTCGAGTTGCTAGTCGTCATCGCGATTATCGGTGTTCTCGTATCGCTGCTTCTTCCCGCCGTTCAACAGGCACGTGAAGCAGCACGGCGAATGTCATGCTCGAACAAGCTAAAACAACTGCAGCTTGCCGTTCATAACTACCACGACACATTCCTTGCTTTCCCTTCCGGTGCAATCAACGAACGAGGAGACAACCCTAACGGAGCTCACGGTAGCGGAACCCCTGCGATCGGTGCCTCTTGGAGCCTGTTGATTCTCTCACATATCGAGCAGCCTGCCCTTCACGAGCAGTTCATGATCATTGCAAACGAGCGACCTGAAGTTACGGACTGGCTAGGCAATGGGACCTATACCTCGCAAGGTATTACCGTTGGCTCAGAGCAACTGGATGCGATGAACTGCCCTTCCCATCCGTCCACCACCGAACAGCTGGCAAACGGAACCGGCCTGGAAGATCTTGCACGCGGTAACTATTCCGCTTGCTACGGTAAAGCTGGCTATGGAATGATCCACACGAAGACCGCCGACGAAGGGGGCGTGTTCGGAAACAACTCCGACTTCAGCATGAAAGACGTCACCGACGGAACAGCGAACACGATTTCCTTAAGCGAACTGAAATACCGTTTGCCCAGCAGCACCGGTCCGTCCTATCAAGACAGTCGCGGAACTTGGGCCTACCCTGCCATGGGAGCCGATATTTTCAGCACCAAAACCGGCCCCAACAGTACCACCCCTGATGGTGTCTGGGGATGTCGCAACTTCCCTGCCGAAGGCATGCCATGCGTACAAATTGGTAGCCCTTACACCGAGATGTATTCGGCGGCCCGCAGTTATCATCCAGGTGGCGTCATGGCAGCGATGACCGATGGCTCGGTTCGGTTCTTCCCAGAAACCATCGATCTAACAATCTGGCAAGGATTAGGCACTCGCGGTGGACGCGAAGTGGTCTCCATCCCATAG
- a CDS encoding DUF1552 domain-containing protein has translation MNGNLQARRTFLKSLSLGLGGATYLTPMLANMALAAEGVERKSPRFLFVLEGNGLPPAQLHPRNLPFIKREDRQQLDVHPLEADQLPTSLQPVQKYADRMVVMQGINGEVCGGGHSTSHGALGAFNTRDGKVIHDATIDYVLGRHANTVFDHVVLGISAQDRDVVFNCSATGPGQSAATFCSPDAAYKRIFGPIAASDTTKEQAYLLDYLKEDIRSARKALPKAEKGKLDLYLDAYENIQVRNRRVKELAGQKTLDPFKPSDPLRSTLPEARLDAHFDLAMSTLISGLTDVVTIASGVGFRHFNIQFAKFASQSKHPMGHAVIGGDKQAIAEAEAIRAYHFQLIARTMDRLAEIPEGNGTMLDNTVIVYLSDAADKHHTQCLEWPYVLLGGSPRLKLDGRYVVYPTRGESGWRTVNTIHNSLLHAAGLPADSFGHLMAGVGDDVQKGPLEELIV, from the coding sequence ATGAATGGTAACCTGCAAGCACGCCGCACATTCCTCAAGAGTCTTTCGCTGGGACTTGGAGGAGCAACCTATCTGACACCGATGCTGGCCAATATGGCATTGGCCGCAGAAGGTGTTGAACGCAAGTCGCCGCGATTCCTGTTTGTCCTGGAAGGGAACGGTCTTCCGCCGGCACAGCTTCATCCGCGAAATCTGCCATTCATTAAACGGGAAGATCGCCAGCAATTGGATGTGCACCCATTAGAAGCAGATCAGTTGCCTACCTCGCTTCAGCCTGTGCAAAAGTATGCCGACCGCATGGTGGTGATGCAGGGGATTAATGGCGAGGTTTGCGGAGGAGGGCACTCGACAAGTCACGGTGCGCTGGGGGCCTTTAACACGCGTGACGGGAAAGTGATTCACGATGCAACGATCGACTATGTTCTGGGACGCCATGCCAATACCGTTTTTGATCATGTCGTTCTCGGAATCTCTGCTCAAGATCGTGATGTGGTGTTCAATTGTTCGGCGACAGGCCCAGGCCAAAGCGCGGCGACGTTCTGCAGCCCTGACGCGGCTTATAAAAGGATCTTCGGTCCCATTGCGGCTTCCGATACGACGAAAGAACAAGCCTATCTGCTCGACTATTTGAAGGAGGATATCCGTAGCGCTCGAAAGGCACTTCCGAAGGCCGAAAAAGGAAAGCTCGATTTGTACCTGGATGCTTACGAGAACATTCAGGTCCGCAACCGACGCGTGAAGGAACTGGCTGGTCAGAAGACGTTGGATCCCTTCAAGCCAAGCGATCCACTACGCTCGACGCTGCCTGAAGCTCGGCTGGATGCGCACTTCGATTTGGCAATGTCAACGCTTATCTCAGGCTTGACCGATGTTGTGACGATCGCCTCAGGCGTTGGCTTTCGGCACTTTAACATTCAGTTTGCTAAGTTCGCCTCGCAGTCAAAGCATCCGATGGGACATGCCGTGATCGGCGGCGACAAGCAGGCGATTGCGGAAGCGGAGGCCATTCGTGCTTATCATTTTCAGTTGATTGCGCGAACGATGGATCGGCTGGCTGAAATTCCCGAAGGTAACGGAACCATGTTGGACAACACGGTGATTGTTTACCTGAGCGACGCGGCCGATAAACATCATACGCAATGTTTGGAATGGCCCTACGTGCTGCTGGGCGGATCGCCGCGATTGAAGCTCGATGGCCGCTACGTCGTCTATCCCACACGGGGCGAATCAGGCTGGCGGACGGTCAATACAATTCACAACTCGCTGCTTCACGCAGCCGGACTACCTGCCGATTCGTTTGGCCATCTGATGGCCGGCGTCGGTGACGATGTCCAAAAGGGGCCGCTTGAGGAGTTGATTGTTTAA